The Carassius carassius chromosome 31, fCarCar2.1, whole genome shotgun sequence genome includes a region encoding these proteins:
- the LOC132111354 gene encoding protein TALPID3-like: protein MVATPSPPPANQSPDSASLQNRPWGGPELPLEEEEPHSERQKQPSASVVTSVAQEGDEEKSVIHSFPPLPSKPKTSSPPLPPVSQEPPPAAPLESFSSSHSSEESSSSSSVTVTETQMPARHISEGELLLTNSQMEAVRGTRLVQHTLTQPD, encoded by the exons ATGGTGGCCACACCCTCACCTCCTCCAGCCAATCAGAGCCCAGATTCAGCCAGCCTGCAGAACCGCCCATGGGGAGGACCAGAGCTCCCCCTGGAGGAGGAAGAACCGCACAGCGAGAGGCAGAAACAGCCTTCAGCGTCAGT tgtgacGTCAGTAGCCCAAGAGGGCGATGAGGAAAAATCAGTCATCCATTCATTTCCACCTCTCCCCTCCAAACCCAAGACTTCctcacctcctcttcctcctgtgAGCCAGGAACCTCCTCCTGCCGCCCCCCTCGAATCCTTCTCTTCCTCGCACTCCTCAGAAGAGAGCAGCTCTAGTTCTAGTGTGACAGTCACGGAGACACAGATGCCAGCCAGACACATCTCAGAGGGAGAGCTGCTGCTCACTAACAGCCAGATGGAGGCAGTCAGAGGTACACGATTGGtccaacacacactcacacagccaGACTGA